The Culex pipiens pallens isolate TS chromosome 2, TS_CPP_V2, whole genome shotgun sequence DNA window TTTGTTCAAAGGAAGCAAGTAgctttaaaaataggaaaatctttgttttgatttcatTCCGATCAAGGAGTATAACTTGAACTCATTCGAAAacgtctaaaaaaaaaacattttgtatttttgtattttgtatttttgtatttttgtatttttgtatttttgtatttttgtatttttgtatttttgttttttttgtattctgtatttTTGTANNNNNNNNNNNNNNNNNNNNNNNNNNNNNNNNNNNNNNNNNNNNNNNNNNNNNNNNNNNNNNNNNNNNNNNNNNNNNNNNNNNNNNNNNNNNNNNNNNNNcattaacactggaacgcccaacgcatgtccaacttacacggacgcccaagcctcccaaaaaagttggaacggtaacttcaactcgctggttctcgggcattactcaaccaatcgggacgattcttgtttccagtgatttgttaggatgtctagatgatcccaaaattttgcagaacttgatttgaacaaatctgtaatttttgcaaccaaaaacatcgttccacctttttttaaaacgactgcctccgcggaatttttggcgaatttttttttacacgcgaaaaaaaaagttggaacgatgtttttgatcgcaaaaattacagatttgatcaaattaagttctgcaaagttctagaaccatctagacatcctaacaaatcactggaaagaagaatcatcttatttggttgagttatgcccgagaaccagcgagttgaagttaccgttccaacttttttggagccttgggcgttggaatgttaaacaaCCCCTTTGTTGCGTTGGGCGATTTTCTCATTGACCCATCTATAGAGGACCCTTTGTTTGGGCCGATATTTGCTGCCTTTCTGTTCCAGCTATCGTTTTCAACGACAGCGACCACAATCGTCAGTGGGGCAATGGCTGAAAGGTGAGTACCTTGCTAGTAATCAATTTGAAAAGAGTttcataggggagagtggggaaagttgagcctgtatctcgtcagcgcGAGGATAAAATAACATAcaatgttttagaaaaatgtgtgaaatTGACTCAAAATCATTGCAAATACAAATAAGAACAAAAATGTTCAGATTGAGTAAGACACATTTTTCCTAAACGTAATACTAAAAACTTCTCTCATTGTATTGATATGTGTTAAAAGGCATAAAATTCATTTGCAACATAACTTGTATGCATCAATTATTTCATGAACTTGTCAACTGCAACACCCTAACGCACTTAATGTTAAATTAATCGttctacaatttttacaatcaaattaaATAGATGCCGCAAAGGAGACAGTcaaaacacttttgtgataaccattcataaaacataacataGCTTGAATTTTGTTGGTTTTAGTGAGTGAAgtaattattttggtattatttttatgtattcatggagagaaccaaagtttgtttacatccgtaagaaaaatgtgttccaaatttgtgaatttcaaggatcaaattttttctccaaaaacttgatataaaagttaaaatttgcagttgttcgatacagcattcgaaagatcgcaagagaAGCTTTCAAATAAAGGTAAAAGCGATTCGTCAAGTTCAATTATCAATTTGCTACAATTTGTTGGACATtagccgatctgtaaactgttccgaatacgagggatgactgtacagtGTACACGGATTTCTGACTTACTGtagtttgaacaatttttcaaatgttcaataAAAGTATCGACTTTGTGCTGATATTTCGGTTGCCAAATTTTGGATtaggtttttgaatatttttcatatttgacttgatatattttgaacacaaacgtgcAGGTTTTATGTTAATTGTTGTTAGTTATCTCTAAAATAACGAATTCATTTTGTTTGTATAAAAATGCTTAGGTTCAAAGAACTAATCTGATCAAATATGATGTTTGAAAAgtcatacacacaaaaaaataatttcgaatgtaacacttttgcacgacattaagaggcagtatttgtagattctgctcggtttgttctagaggtcgtatcgaggtgctccgatttggatgaaactttcagcgtttgtttgtctatacatgagatgaactcatgtcaaataagagccctctacgacaaagggaagtgggttaaaacgggcattgatctttgaggtccaaaacacataaaaatcttaaaattgctcgcatttctgtaaaacttcatcaattccaactctcttagaagCATTCGAAAGGTactttgaagcccttcaaaatgtgctatagacatccaggattggtttgactttttctcatagcttttgcaaattactgttaaaaatggatttttttaaaaccttaataacttttggccacagcctccaacacccatactcccacaggtcaaaagttagtgaattgcatggactataagcctacggtattaactttttggccaatcgcagttttttctcatagttttacgatttttctagaacaaacattttacaacgtaagtttttgccctgtaggcctccatagcggcactttttggtctcaattttgatatattcggaatcctcgggcaatttcacgtaagttagaagtattagagttgtaattttgatttaaaaaataattaaataaaacatttttgaaaaaagaaatagatcttatttaccctatgatcaatacgtcaaaagCTGTaccaagtaggcgaaaacttgttttacccctaatccgtcaaaatgctaaataatattttaattaattctaaatggcattttttccaatcaaattcgaaattccaacacctcaatctaatgtaaaattttcggaggatttcgaatatgtcaaaattaagGCCAAAAAGTGCCGCTGTGGAGGCCTACAAGGCAAAAActtacgttgtaaaatgtttgttctgagcaattctctacgaaatcggtcttttttcttcaattttaatttttgtattttttaatccgactgaaacttttttggtgccttcggtatgcccaaagaagccattttgcatcattagtttgtccatataattttccatacaaatttggcagctgtccatacaaaaatgatgtatgaaaattcaaaaatctgtatcttttgaaggaattttttgatcgatttggtgtcttcggcaaagttgtaggtatggatacggactacactggaaaaaaataatacacggtaaaaaaaatttggtgatttttttatttaactttttatcactaaaacttgatttacaaaaaaacactatttttaatttttttattttttgatatgttttagaggacataaaatgccaacttttcagaaatttccaggttgtgcaaaaaatcattgaccgagttatgaattttttaatcaatactgattttttcaaaaaatcgaaattttggtcgtaaaaattttcaacttcatttttcgatgtaaaatcaaatttgcaatcaaaaagtactttagtgaaattttgataaagtgcaccgttttcaagttatagccatatttaagtgacttttttgaaaatagtcgcagttttttattttttaaaattagtgcacatgtttgcccagttttgaaaaaaatatttttgaaaagctgagaaaattctctatattttgcttattcggactttgttgatacgacctttagttgctgagatattgcaatgcaaaggtttaaaaacaggaaaattgatgttttctaagtttcacccaaacaacccaccattttctatcgtcaatatctcagcaactaatggtccgattttcaatgttaatatatgaaacaattgtgaaattttccgatcttttcgaaaaaaatattttcaaaattttcaaatcaagactaacattttaaaagggcgtaatattgaatgtttggcctttttgaaatgttagtcttgatttgaaaattttgaaaatattgttttcgaaaagatcggaaaatttcacaaatgtttcatatattaacattgaaaatcggaccattagttgctaagatattgacgatagaaaatggtgggttgtttgggtgaaacttagaaaacatcaattttcctgtttttaaacctttgcattgcaatatctcagcaactaaaggtcgtatcaacaaagtccgaataagcaaaatatagagaattttctcagcttttcaaaaatatttttttcaaaactgggcaaacatgtgcactaattttaaaaaatgaaaaactgcgactattttcaaaaaagtcacttaaatatggctataacttgaaaacggtgcactttatcaaaatttcactaaagtactttttgattgcaaatttaattttacatcgaaaaatgaagttgaaaaatttttacgaccaaaatttcgattttttgaaaaaatcagtattgattaaaaaattcataactcggtcaatgattttttgcacaacctggaaatttctgaaaagttggcattttatgtcctctaaaacatatcaaaaaataaaaaaaattaaaaatagtgtttttttgtaaatcaagttttagtgacaaaaagttaaataaaaaaatcaccaaattttttttaccgtgtattatttttttctagtgtagtccgtatccatacctacaactttgccgaagacaccaaatcgatcaaaaaattccttcaaaagatacagatttttgaattttcatacatcatttttgtatggacagctgccaaatttgtatggaaaattatatggacaaactaatgatgcaaaatggcttctttgggcataccgaaggcaccaaaaaagtttcagtcggattaaaaaatacaaaaaaaatcgaatgaccgaaatcctagagaactgctcttctggaaaaatcgtaaaactatgagaaaaactgcgattggccaaaaagttaataccgtaagcttatagtccatgcaattccctaacttttgacctatgagagtatgggtgttggaggctgtggccaaaagttattaaggttttaaaaaaatccatttttaacagtaatttgcaaaagctatgagaaaaagtcaaaccaatcctggatgtctatggcacattttgaagtgcttcaaaagacctttcgaatgcatctaagagagttggaattgatgaagttttacgaaaatgcgagcaattttaagattttgtatgtttttttttttacctcaaacttcaaagcccgttttaccccacttccctttgtcgtagtgggctcatatttggcatgagttcatctcatatatagacaaacaaacgctgaaagtttcatccaaatcggagcacctcgatacgacctgtttcacatcggtgaaaaacttgctcttaaacatttaaatttcatagcaatttgatgtaaatttgcaacaaaatatacgtaaaaacatgattttaagtgtgattcaaccgtttacgtcaaatctcaagtttacatcaactgagcttacatgttattcattttttttccgtgccgagtaaattcacatatttttttctgtgtacttttcagcactttattcaaaaagttatacttttctacattttttattcaaacggttaattgacaaaatacatgaatacTTGACTTATAATTCcgctcaatgggtgttttccgattttcaaaaaatgttgtatggaactcgttgcaaaacttgattttttctgcactcgtcgtatttagccaactcggtgaacctcgttggataaatgtacgactcacgctgaaaaaaaatctatttgcaACTTTTTGCTTAAACTACTATTACAGAACTGTTTATTTGGTACGATGAGTAgttcttcgccaactcacacgaaatcggacaaaattgccccgacccctcttcgatttgcttgaaacttttgtccctgatcacgaatccgaggtccgttttttgatatctcgtgacggaggggcggaccccttcaattttttttccatttcggATTCTGCGGCCAAAATTACTGTAAGAAAGCTGATTTGGCTGTGGGACATATGCTTGCAACGTCGTGAATTAGTAGGCCTTGATTGTGAATTCtgtgaaattttgaacatttgcaCTTTTTTACACTAAACCCTAAAGATCGCCACTCTGGAgtgttgaaatttaatttgctcTAAAAGAAAAATGTTCATGGTGAAATAACCCACAAGCTGCATGCATTGATTTAATTGGGAAAATTTGGCTACCCTGaaccctgggtcctgtctcggtggagctgttggtaggcagttggactaacaatccggAGGTCGTAGGTTTTAAATATGAGggattcctttttttatttttttttttactctaaatcatgtattagtttatttttaccgaaagtataaaatattgtataagatacaaaactttattttacaTGTCCTTTGGTTTCTAACCCTGCTCGGGTAGAATTGTTAATAATAGTCGTTTGACATGGCCACGTTTAACCATAAACTTATAGCAGGTCACAACAATAACACAATTATCTGACTGAGAAAATCAACAGGTGTAAAATGATCCAAGATTAGTTTAAAGTTGGCTGTCGCACGGCATGGCAGGAAGTTAGAATAGTTTCAACAGTCCGTTTTTCACCATGGATTTAACAACAACTGACAAAATACTTGCCAACACCACCGCAAACGAAACAATTTCGGGGTTTTTTGATGTAGGTGAAAGTGACGGAGCGTTCCTAATGATTTGTGCATTTTTGTTTGTCACTCGTCAAACCGGACTCGCGCTGCTCCAGTCGGGATTTGTAGACCAGAAAAACGAGGTCGACGTCATGATTCGGAATATCGTTGATAAGTTTCTGGGAGGTTTTTCATACTGGCTGTTTGGATTTGCATTCATGCTAGGCAAGAGCAAATTGCAAAATCCTTTCATCGGACTAGGGCGTTTTGCAGTGGATGTTTCGGTGCAAGATTCTCTGATGGGCCAAGTGTTGGTGGTTTTTCTTTTTGAACTGACATTTTCCACTATCGTTACCAGCATTGTTGGAGGAGCCATCGCTGAAAGGTACAAACAGAACATggaattaaacattaaattaagaagttcacTCGTGGGGGTTGAAGTTTGAATAAACTGAACATAACATAAAACTGTTTTCCTTCAATTTACAGGTGCAACTTCAAAGCGTATTGCTTGTTCTCTTTTCTGAACACCATCGTGTACTGCATTCCGGCTGGCTGGGTTTGGGGCGAGCACGGATTTCTGAACAAATTGGGCGTCGTAGACATTGCCGGCAGTGGTCCGGTGCACGTCATCGGCGGATCTTCGGCGTTTGCGTCGGCAGTTATGCTTGGTCCGCGTTTGGGACGTTATGCCCACGGTACGGATCCCCTCCCGATGGGAAATCCGGTGAACGCTTGCATGGGACTGTTTGTGCTTTGGTGGGGCTGGTTGGCGTTCAATTCCGGAAGTACGTACGGAGTTAGCGGCTTCAAGTGGATTTACGCAGCGAGGGCAGCTGTAATGACCATGATGGGCTCGTTCGGAGGAGGAAGTTTTAGCATTGCGTAAGTATTTATTTTTAGGCATAACATACAATATAATTAAAACCCttttttgaagatattcgaTGATTCGTAACAAAGGTGGCATGGACATCGTGGACCTTATCAATGGAATCTTGGCGTCGCTGGTTTCCGTTACGGCAGGATGCTTCCTGTATCATGCCTGGGAAGCAATTCTCATAGGAGCTATTGGTTCAGCGTTGTGTTGCTTGAGCATGCCCTTGTTCGACAAAATGGGAGTGGATGATCCTGTGGGTGCCAGCGCAGTTCATGGAGTGGCAGGAGTGTGGGGTATTTTAATTCTTGTGGGAAATTAGAGATAATGGAGGTAAccattataaattttaattcaaggGGTACTTGCCGTAGGATTCTTTGCTGATAATCCTATACCACTGGGAACCACCAACGGAAGATCGGGATTGTTCAGGGGAGGCGGCTGGTATCTGATCGGAGTGCAATCCCTTTCAGCACTATGCTTGATGTGTTGGGCGATTTGTGTCACGTTCGCGTTACTCTGGATCATCAATAAGATCGTGCCTATTAGGATGGATCCAAATGAAGAGCTTCTGGGAGCTGATCTTATGGAGCATAGAATAAGACATTCACAGGTTTCACCATTAATCATTTTGAGTTACTATTTCATAAAACAACAATCTTATCACTTTTCAGATTGGAATTTCTCGAGCTCTATCGGCGTTAGCACCCTTGAAAGTTGATTTGGATGACGTACAAAAAGCACCGCCAATTGGACGCAATCCCGGCCACGAACAGTGCATCGATGAGATACGTGCTGCTAGTCAAAAGTTGTACGAGTGGCGATCCTTCATGGAAAAGGTTTCCCCACAGAAGAAGTTGGCAACGGATGTGGCGGCTACTGAAAACA harbors:
- the LOC120428723 gene encoding putative ammonium transporter 2; the encoded protein is MDLTTTDKILANTTANETISGFFDVGESDGAFLMICAFLFVTRQTGLALLQSGFVDQKNEVDVMIRNIVDKFLGGFSYWLFGFAFMLGKSKLQNPFIGLGRFAVDVSVQDSLMGQVLVVFLFELTFSTIVTSIVGGAIAERCNFKAYCLFSFLNTIVYCIPAGWVWGEHGFLNKLGVVDIAGSGPVHVIGGSSAFASAVMLGPRLGRYAHGTDPLPMGNPVNACMGLFVLWWGWLAFNSGSTYGVSGFKWIYAARAAVMTMMGSFGGGSFSIAYSMIRNKGGMDIVDLINGILASLVSVTAGCFLYHAWEAILIGAIGSALCCLSMPLFDKMGVDDPVGASAVHGVAGVWGVLAVGFFADNPIPLGTTNGRSGLFRGGGWYLIGVQSLSALCLMCWAICVTFALLWIINKIVPIRMDPNEELLGADLMEHRIRHSQIGISRALSALAPLKVDLDDVQKAPPIGRNPGHEQCIDEIRAASQKLYEWRSFMEKVSPQKKLATDVAATENIAGNRDSFKLGNKKRNKNNTQALGLSGRYKNTIGGPTQPYTIAGPIDENQAQKNDPNFAWID